One Acidimicrobiia bacterium genomic window carries:
- a CDS encoding aminotransferase class V-fold PLP-dependent enzyme: MSSFYPYADEFPVLRSLPEKGRPRDEILRELRDMSQREDASWENGKVSGSMYCGSHEHYEFLNEAFGYYGHMNALQRDVCPSSTRFEGEIIAMGLELMHSDTVTDTQPAGLVTSGGSGSILHAMLSYREQGARRGITQPNVVKPETAHPAFDKACHLLGVELRVVPIDLATTQVDVDAVRTAIDANTVAIIGSAGNYGYGTIDPIAELGALALERGVGLHVDGCLGGFILPWGEQLGYDIPPFDFRVPGVTTISADTHKYGYSLKGTSLLLFRDMALRDGQYFFQTSWSGGKYCSPGIDGSRSSGLLAASWASMVSLGREGYLKYAKAIFETAFAMQSDVRSHSELRIMGKPTFCFSFTSDEFDIYLVNDALRERGWRMNGQQYPNSIHMCVTRPQTLPGVRDAWTGALAESVEYARQHKDEPAKSGSIYGGIPGGWSTEADEFIRAVMADMMDKHQGLPE, translated from the coding sequence ATGAGCAGCTTCTACCCGTACGCAGACGAGTTCCCGGTCCTGCGCAGCCTTCCCGAAAAGGGTCGACCGCGCGACGAGATCCTGCGCGAGCTGCGCGACATGTCGCAGCGCGAGGACGCGTCGTGGGAGAACGGCAAGGTCTCGGGCTCGATGTACTGCGGTTCGCACGAGCACTACGAGTTCCTGAACGAGGCGTTCGGCTACTACGGCCACATGAACGCGCTGCAGCGCGACGTGTGCCCGAGCTCCACGCGCTTCGAGGGCGAGATCATCGCGATGGGCCTCGAGCTCATGCACTCCGACACGGTCACCGACACGCAGCCGGCCGGTCTCGTCACGAGCGGCGGGAGCGGCAGCATCCTCCACGCGATGCTCTCCTACCGCGAGCAGGGCGCGCGCCGCGGCATCACCCAGCCGAACGTCGTGAAGCCGGAGACCGCGCACCCCGCGTTCGACAAGGCGTGTCACCTCCTCGGCGTCGAGCTGCGCGTCGTGCCGATCGATCTCGCGACCACGCAGGTCGACGTCGACGCGGTGCGCACGGCGATCGACGCGAACACGGTCGCGATCATCGGATCTGCGGGCAACTACGGCTACGGCACGATCGATCCGATCGCGGAGCTCGGCGCGCTCGCGCTCGAACGCGGTGTCGGACTGCACGTCGACGGCTGCCTCGGCGGGTTCATCCTCCCGTGGGGTGAGCAGCTCGGTTACGACATCCCGCCGTTCGACTTCCGCGTTCCCGGGGTCACCACGATCTCGGCCGACACGCACAAGTACGGCTACAGCCTCAAGGGCACCTCGCTGCTGCTGTTCCGCGACATGGCGCTGCGCGACGGTCAGTACTTCTTCCAGACGAGCTGGAGCGGCGGCAAGTACTGCTCCCCCGGCATCGACGGCTCGCGTTCGAGCGGGCTGCTCGCCGCGAGTTGGGCGTCGATGGTGTCGCTCGGCCGCGAGGGCTACTTGAAGTACGCGAAGGCGATCTTCGAGACCGCGTTCGCGATGCAGTCCGACGTGCGCTCGCATTCAGAGCTGCGCATCATGGGCAAGCCGACGTTCTGCTTCTCCTTCACGAGCGACGAGTTCGACATCTATCTGGTGAACGACGCGTTGCGCGAGCGCGGGTGGCGCATGAACGGCCAGCAGTACCCGAACTCGATCCACATGTGCGTCACGCGTCCGCAGACGCTGCCGGGTGTGCGCGACGCATGGACCGGTGCCCTCGCCGAATCGGTCGAGTACGCGCGCCAGCACAAGGACGAGCCCGCGAAGAGCGGCTCGATCTACGGCGGGATCCCGGGCGGCTGGTCGACCGAGGCCGACGAGTTCATCCGTGCGGTCATGGCCGACATGATGGACAAGCACCAGGGCTTGCCCGAGTAG
- a CDS encoding FGGY family carbohydrate kinase, with product MRSVAPYVLAIDLGTTGVKVAAVARDGLVRGAASESFTTAFTADGGAEQDAEQWWQAIGRCARLAVHDSGDPDGAVAVAVTAQYMSVVAIDAQGVPLAPVVMWMDTRGEAHHPLRDDGDAFMLWLDRHGLPPLPNDDLAHAAVLRSTHPEIEARVAAIVEPVDALVARLSGRIVATATTAFPLMCTDNREWSRVAYDPELVARAGVDPAQLPPIVASDEPIGPLTSEAAAHLGLPSRVLVMPGTVDSITSAVGGGALDPSRVALVIGTTSVMATHVGAKAADLAHGISSMPSPLSERYFVMAENGVGGRALDTWLHQVVFADDELASGAPPADGFARAEAAAARVAPGSGGVIYFPWLTGSIAPAPDDDVRGGFAGLGLSTSRAEMTRAVYEGVALNAAWLLEPFAAFTGVDYDVMTFGGGGARSALWGELLADACGIAIERLAEPQYTNARGAARLAFGVLGEIDPDSGPPPPVAQVHHPDPERHELYRALRDRFAAFHTAASGWYRAARRG from the coding sequence GTGCGGTCGGTTGCACCTTACGTCCTGGCTATCGACCTGGGAACCACGGGCGTGAAGGTCGCCGCGGTCGCTCGCGACGGGCTCGTGCGGGGCGCCGCGAGCGAGTCGTTCACGACGGCGTTCACCGCCGACGGCGGTGCCGAGCAGGACGCCGAGCAGTGGTGGCAGGCAATCGGTCGCTGCGCACGACTCGCGGTGCACGACAGCGGTGATCCCGACGGCGCGGTCGCGGTCGCGGTGACCGCGCAGTACATGTCGGTCGTCGCGATCGACGCGCAGGGCGTTCCGCTCGCGCCCGTCGTGATGTGGATGGACACGCGCGGCGAAGCGCATCATCCGCTGCGCGACGACGGCGACGCCTTCATGCTGTGGCTCGACCGGCACGGTCTGCCGCCACTGCCGAACGACGACCTCGCGCACGCGGCGGTGCTGCGCTCGACGCATCCGGAGATCGAGGCGCGCGTGGCCGCGATCGTGGAGCCCGTCGACGCTCTCGTCGCGCGCTTGTCCGGCCGCATTGTCGCGACCGCGACGACCGCGTTCCCGCTCATGTGCACCGACAACCGCGAGTGGTCGCGCGTCGCGTACGACCCGGAGCTCGTCGCGCGCGCGGGCGTCGATCCCGCACAGCTGCCGCCGATCGTTGCGAGCGACGAGCCGATCGGGCCGCTCACCTCTGAAGCAGCCGCGCACCTCGGCCTTCCGTCGAGGGTGCTCGTGATGCCGGGAACGGTCGACTCCATCACGTCGGCGGTCGGCGGCGGTGCGCTCGATCCGTCGCGCGTCGCGCTGGTGATCGGCACGACGTCGGTGATGGCGACGCACGTCGGTGCGAAGGCCGCCGACCTCGCGCACGGCATCTCGAGCATGCCGAGCCCGCTGTCGGAGCGTTACTTCGTGATGGCCGAGAACGGTGTCGGCGGCCGCGCGCTCGACACGTGGCTACATCAGGTCGTGTTCGCCGACGACGAGCTCGCGTCCGGCGCGCCGCCCGCCGACGGGTTCGCGCGCGCAGAAGCGGCGGCCGCGCGCGTCGCGCCCGGCAGCGGCGGCGTCATCTACTTCCCGTGGCTCACCGGGTCGATCGCGCCCGCGCCCGACGACGACGTACGCGGTGGCTTCGCGGGTCTCGGGCTCTCGACGTCGCGCGCGGAGATGACGCGCGCGGTCTACGAGGGCGTCGCGCTGAACGCGGCGTGGTTGCTCGAGCCGTTCGCCGCGTTCACGGGTGTCGACTACGACGTGATGACGTTCGGCGGTGGCGGCGCGCGCAGCGCGCTCTGGGGTGAGCTCCTCGCAGACGCGTGCGGCATCGCGATCGAGCGCCTCGCGGAGCCGCAGTACACGAACGCGCGCGGCGCGGCCCGCCTCGCCTTCGGCGTGCTCGGTGAGATCGACCCGGACTCTGGTCCGCCTCCGCCGGTCGCGCAGGTCCACCACCCCGATCCCGAGCGCCACGAGCTGTACCGCGCCCTGCGCGACCGCTTCGCCGCCTTCCACACCGCCGCGAGCGGTTGGTACCGGGCCGCCCGCCGCGGTTAG
- a CDS encoding sigma-70 family RNA polymerase sigma factor, whose translation MLEADPHIIRTAATGDHRAFEIIVRTYQEPVVRFLAHLLSDRVLADDVAQETFLRCYQKLDHYSFEGRFSTWLLRVAHNAGIDAIRSRVRRERLDGAGTIVSATDPVLRAELVAALGTLPVRLREPLLLVEVTGLRYREAAEVLGIPEGTVKSRVAHARSRLARWFRAGDESRPGAGERSGRNDVEAPYRDERGRDDGKGASGAVS comes from the coding sequence GTGCTCGAAGCTGATCCGCACATCATCCGCACCGCGGCGACCGGCGACCACCGCGCGTTCGAGATCATCGTCCGCACCTACCAGGAGCCGGTCGTGCGGTTCCTCGCGCATCTCCTCAGCGACCGCGTCCTCGCCGACGACGTCGCGCAGGAGACGTTCCTGCGCTGCTATCAGAAGCTCGATCACTACTCGTTCGAGGGTCGCTTCTCGACGTGGCTGCTGCGAGTCGCGCACAACGCCGGCATCGACGCGATCCGGAGTCGCGTGCGCCGGGAGCGACTCGACGGCGCGGGAACGATCGTGAGCGCGACCGACCCGGTGCTGCGCGCGGAGCTCGTCGCCGCGCTCGGGACGCTGCCGGTGCGGCTGCGTGAGCCGCTGCTGCTCGTCGAGGTCACGGGTCTCCGCTACCGCGAGGCCGCGGAGGTGCTCGGTATTCCCGAAGGGACGGTCAAGAGTCGCGTGGCCCACGCGCGCTCACGGCTCGCGCGGTGGTTCCGCGCGGGCGACGAGTCGAGACCCGGGGCCGGCGAGCGGTCGGGTCGCAACGATGTCGAAGCGCCGTATCGCGACGAGCGAGGACGCGACGATGGAAAGGGGGCGAGCGGTGCGGTGTCGTGA
- a CDS encoding zf-HC2 domain-containing protein — protein sequence MRCRDATPLLSAALDDELAPDERQALTVHVATCARCHDEQRAYERLRAQLRVGEPIAVDLVPALRAQLDDRHVLVDLEPERATRRPRRARVAGVIALVAALIAALVVVVRRPAPVRVATRPAPVIPQLRAPGTASLLLAWTTGGLPADATARTRAIVGVRAVTEVRGTELLLTGEHDADGHARLHLPAGATIPLDALAIDPATYARDVPGKAAAVVRALPPDGALLGATSARLRGIGVGGTLTFGGTTLRVTGVVADSLVGAAEIVVRDDGPMAVPTPRFLLVAYRGDRSDLETAIRVALQQPVRFRAPGETPYLRQGDAVLPQAIVKARFGEFWYRRAGDGLVTIDPAWIARNIVTIDVTGLGPIRVNRGIASALKTALDDAGLHSTTSPVGFEAEPLTARLELSRHTWGIGIALPGAATSRPATIAALARAGFRWGGLWLNRSPDYFEWVGSATP from the coding sequence GTGCGGTGTCGTGACGCAACGCCGCTGCTGTCGGCCGCGCTCGACGACGAGCTCGCGCCCGACGAACGGCAGGCGCTCACCGTGCACGTCGCGACGTGCGCGCGCTGCCACGACGAACAGCGCGCCTACGAGCGCCTCCGCGCGCAGCTGCGGGTCGGCGAGCCGATCGCCGTCGACCTGGTGCCTGCGCTCCGCGCGCAGCTCGACGACCGCCACGTGCTGGTCGACCTCGAGCCCGAGCGGGCGACCCGTCGACCCCGCCGCGCGCGCGTCGCCGGTGTGATCGCGCTGGTTGCGGCACTCATCGCCGCGCTCGTCGTGGTCGTGCGCCGACCCGCGCCCGTCCGTGTCGCCACGAGACCCGCGCCGGTGATCCCGCAACTGCGCGCTCCCGGTACGGCGTCGCTGCTGCTCGCGTGGACGACGGGGGGACTGCCGGCGGACGCGACCGCGCGCACTCGCGCGATCGTCGGCGTGCGCGCGGTCACGGAAGTGCGCGGCACCGAGCTCCTGCTCACGGGCGAACACGACGCCGACGGCCACGCGCGCCTCCACCTGCCCGCCGGCGCGACCATCCCGCTCGACGCGCTCGCGATCGATCCCGCGACCTACGCGCGCGACGTGCCCGGCAAGGCCGCGGCCGTGGTGCGCGCCCTCCCGCCCGACGGCGCGCTGCTCGGCGCGACCTCGGCGCGGCTGCGCGGGATCGGCGTCGGCGGCACGCTCACGTTCGGCGGCACGACGCTGCGCGTCACCGGAGTGGTCGCCGATTCCCTCGTCGGCGCCGCGGAGATCGTCGTGCGCGACGACGGTCCGATGGCGGTTCCGACGCCGCGGTTCCTGTTGGTCGCGTACCGCGGCGATCGCTCGGACCTCGAGACCGCGATCCGCGTCGCACTGCAGCAGCCGGTCCGGTTCCGCGCGCCGGGAGAGACGCCCTACCTTCGCCAGGGCGACGCGGTGCTGCCGCAGGCGATCGTGAAGGCCCGCTTCGGCGAGTTCTGGTATCGCCGCGCCGGCGACGGCCTCGTGACCATCGATCCCGCATGGATCGCGCGCAACATCGTGACGATCGACGTGACCGGCCTCGGCCCTATCCGCGTCAACCGGGGCATCGCCTCCGCATTGAAGACCGCGCTCGACGACGCCGGCCTGCACTCGACGACATCGCCCGTCGGCTTCGAGGCGGAGCCGCTCACGGCGCGTCTCGAGTTGTCGCGCCACACCTGGGGGATCGGCATCGCGCTCCCGGGCGCCGCGACGAGCCGCCCCGCGACGATCGCCGCCCTCGCACGAGCCGGATTCCGCTGGGGCGGGCTATGGCTGAACCGCAGCCCCGACTACTTCGAATGGGTCGGCAGCGCGACACCCTGA
- the yihA gene encoding ribosome biogenesis GTP-binding protein YihA/YsxC, translating into MARLEFEYVRSATAVDQLPGTRCELAVVGRSNVGKSSLLNAVSGRKHLAHTSKTPGRTQTLNLFALGGDGTRTMVDCPGYGYAATSKTTRAAWQPMIERYLVERDGLTMVLVLVDGEIGPTKLDVQMLDWLRENALPHTVVATKHDKVRPAKRDKRRRELAQGCMLDPGDVVWVSAVKQTGIDRLRDLVRLWLDA; encoded by the coding sequence ATGGCACGCCTCGAATTCGAGTACGTCCGCTCCGCCACGGCGGTCGATCAGCTGCCCGGTACCCGCTGCGAGCTCGCGGTCGTCGGCCGATCGAACGTCGGGAAGTCGTCGCTCCTGAACGCGGTCTCGGGACGCAAGCACCTCGCGCACACGTCGAAGACGCCCGGCCGCACGCAGACGCTCAACCTGTTCGCGCTCGGCGGCGACGGCACCCGCACGATGGTCGACTGTCCCGGCTACGGATACGCGGCGACGTCGAAGACGACGCGCGCCGCATGGCAGCCGATGATCGAGCGCTACCTCGTCGAACGCGACGGGCTCACGATGGTGCTCGTGCTCGTCGACGGCGAGATCGGGCCGACGAAGCTCGACGTGCAGATGCTCGACTGGCTGCGCGAGAACGCGCTCCCCCACACGGTGGTCGCGACGAAGCACGACAAGGTGCGACCCGCGAAGCGCGACAAGCGCCGGCGTGAGCTCGCGCAGGGGTGCATGCTCGACCCCGGCGACGTGGTGTGGGTGAGCGCGGTGAAGCAGACGGGGATCGATCGGCTTCGCGACCTCGTGCGCCTGTGGCTCGATGCTTGA
- a CDS encoding magnesium transporter CorA family protein, with protein MASVEWVDLLDPDEATLRAHFDGRLHPLALDNLTAPAVHADDPRPKLESHGNYVFGILLVPVEVPTEDRVYYQEIDLVLTEALVLTVRKTPERGEPIDLSDVRSEGHGQLTAGMLAYRIFDQVAEAFLDLVDDLHDEVDELEDHVEEWSNNVVRHRLSDLRHDLLHIRKTLAPTRDAARRVVDDRVELDDGELFARDVELHFGDTYDKLLRANDGLESARDLIAGVRDYHQSKISNDQNEVMKRLTAVASILLLPTFIVGLYGQNFKHIPELGWAQGYGFSWLLIVTTTLVQLWYFRRKQWI; from the coding sequence ATGGCATCGGTGGAATGGGTCGATCTCCTCGATCCCGACGAAGCGACCCTGCGCGCGCACTTCGACGGCCGGCTCCATCCGCTCGCGCTCGACAACCTGACCGCGCCTGCGGTGCACGCCGACGACCCCCGCCCGAAGCTCGAGAGCCACGGCAACTACGTGTTCGGCATCCTGCTCGTGCCGGTGGAGGTGCCCACCGAGGACCGCGTCTACTACCAGGAGATCGACCTCGTCCTCACCGAGGCGCTGGTGCTCACGGTGCGCAAGACGCCCGAACGCGGCGAGCCGATCGACCTCTCCGACGTTCGCTCCGAAGGGCACGGCCAGCTCACCGCGGGGATGCTCGCGTACCGCATCTTCGACCAGGTCGCCGAGGCCTTCCTCGACCTCGTCGACGATCTGCACGACGAGGTCGACGAGCTCGAGGACCACGTCGAGGAGTGGAGCAACAACGTCGTACGGCACCGGCTCTCCGACCTGCGCCACGACCTGCTGCACATCCGCAAGACGCTCGCGCCGACGCGTGACGCGGCGCGACGCGTCGTCGACGACCGCGTCGAGCTCGACGACGGTGAGCTGTTCGCCCGCGACGTCGAGCTCCACTTCGGCGACACCTACGACAAGCTGCTGCGCGCGAACGACGGTCTCGAGTCGGCGCGCGACCTCATCGCCGGTGTGCGCGACTACCACCAGTCGAAGATCTCGAACGATCAAAACGAGGTGATGAAGCGGCTGACCGCGGTCGCGTCGATCCTGCTGCTGCCGACGTTCATCGTCGGGCTGTACGGCCAGAACTTCAAGCACATCCCCGAGCTCGGGTGGGCGCAGGGCTACGGCTTCTCGTGGCTGCTGATCGTCACGACCACCCTCGTCCAGCTCTGGTACTTCCGCCGCAAGCAATGGATATAG
- a CDS encoding DUF1269 domain-containing protein gives MVNRNPEHLPETIVGISFGDVFRAQEFLTAAARVASKGGFEIVDAVIVVKDVDGRTHVRETTDPTPGRSALSGAVWTSLIGFFVGGPVGWLAGAAVGAGAGAVTAKVMDIGISDEWVKWFRDVVQPGTATIVLLVIKLERDALAAELERFSGAELVYANLDDSTVERLKAALGDTHSDAPDEAAPAQ, from the coding sequence ATGGTCAACCGCAATCCCGAGCACCTCCCCGAGACGATCGTCGGGATCTCGTTCGGCGACGTGTTCCGCGCGCAGGAGTTCCTCACCGCCGCGGCGCGGGTCGCGTCGAAGGGCGGGTTCGAGATCGTCGACGCGGTCATCGTCGTGAAGGACGTCGACGGACGCACGCACGTGCGCGAGACGACCGACCCGACGCCCGGTCGCAGCGCGCTGTCGGGTGCGGTGTGGACGAGCCTCATCGGCTTCTTCGTCGGCGGGCCGGTCGGGTGGCTCGCGGGTGCCGCGGTGGGCGCGGGCGCGGGCGCGGTCACCGCGAAGGTGATGGACATCGGGATCTCCGACGAATGGGTGAAGTGGTTCCGCGATGTCGTGCAGCCCGGCACCGCGACCATCGTCCTCCTCGTGATCAAGCTCGAGCGCGACGCGCTGGCCGCCGAGCTCGAACGTTTCAGCGGCGCGGAGCTCGTGTACGCGAACCTCGACGACTCGACGGTCGAGCGGCTCAAGGCCGCGCTCGGCGACACGCACAGCGACGCTCCGGACGAGGCCGCACCGGCCCAATGA
- a CDS encoding FtsX-like permease family protein: protein MGQVGRFAWYRFRTTIRRRGTGYVALTLLVGSLGGLALASVAGARRTQSSYPAFFASTHPSDMTFPTALYGLDGATSGYAASRLTRIAHLPHVRHLESSAQLNNAALAPDGSEIVPKGPLPANFEVSTEASVDGLGFDQDRVTITQGRAADPARADEMVMSAAIARLLHFHLGEVLPMGFYTNAQEAAPGPSGDEWRPHPYRTVAIRIVGFGVQNTAIVQDDVDAQASNFVLFTPALTRRLVACCASSTTTAAVLDHGARDSATVESELARINPVLATHVTVSSGAIAKAERAVEPESIALAVFGGIAALTVLVLATQAIARLLRVDREELDTVRALGATPAMTATSALVGALGAITGGVVVAGLVALALSPLAPFGPARHVYPHRGITLDATVVGFGMLVLLGFLGVAAALLAARDAVHHAMAEGSRRRRASWTAGASYLPTPALTGVRFALDPGRRRRDVPVRSAVVGTALAIAVVVGTLTFGASLHVLVSRPALYGWNWNDELSGGGGVGAVPRAQAESALRRDHDLAAWSGVYFSTARIQGLTVPLIGATPGAAVAPPLLSGRGLERANEIVLGATTLAELHRQVGDTVEVDTGARAPTRLTIAGTASLPAIGGSGAGSAHLEMGTGAVLDASLLPEGLRNAAGNRPKGPNAIFVRFRPGVNRAAAVRGLDRIADSLSLPTNWGVTVTPVQHPAEISNDRSIDGTPLVLGGALALGALFALGLTLVASVRSRRYDLALLKTFGFTRRQLAAVVAWQATTAVLIGVVVGVPVGIIAGRSLWELFAREIHAVPRPSVPTGAIFVIALGALLLANLVAAVPGRHAARTRITTLLRGD from the coding sequence ATGGGGCAGGTCGGGCGGTTCGCGTGGTACCGGTTCCGGACCACGATCAGGCGGCGCGGGACGGGCTACGTCGCGCTGACCCTGCTGGTGGGATCGCTCGGTGGGCTCGCGTTGGCATCGGTCGCGGGTGCGCGCCGCACGCAGTCGTCGTATCCCGCGTTCTTCGCGAGCACGCATCCGTCCGACATGACGTTTCCGACTGCGCTCTACGGCCTCGACGGCGCGACATCCGGCTACGCGGCGTCGCGGCTGACTCGGATCGCGCACCTCCCGCACGTGCGGCACCTGGAGAGCTCGGCGCAACTCAACAACGCCGCGCTCGCGCCCGACGGGTCGGAGATCGTGCCGAAGGGTCCGCTGCCGGCCAACTTCGAGGTCAGCACCGAGGCGAGCGTCGACGGCCTCGGCTTCGACCAGGACCGCGTGACGATCACGCAGGGCCGCGCCGCCGATCCTGCCCGCGCCGACGAGATGGTGATGTCGGCCGCGATCGCGAGACTCCTGCACTTCCACCTCGGCGAGGTCCTCCCGATGGGCTTCTACACGAACGCGCAGGAGGCCGCGCCGGGCCCGAGCGGCGACGAGTGGCGCCCGCATCCGTACCGAACGGTCGCGATCCGGATCGTCGGCTTCGGCGTCCAGAACACCGCGATCGTCCAGGACGACGTCGACGCCCAGGCGTCGAACTTCGTGCTCTTCACGCCCGCGTTGACGCGCCGGCTGGTCGCGTGCTGCGCGTCGAGCACCACCACTGCGGCCGTGCTCGATCACGGCGCGCGCGACAGCGCGACCGTCGAGTCGGAGCTCGCGCGCATCAACCCGGTCCTCGCGACGCACGTCACGGTGTCGTCGGGCGCGATCGCAAAGGCCGAACGGGCGGTGGAACCGGAATCGATCGCGCTCGCGGTGTTCGGCGGGATCGCCGCCCTCACGGTGCTCGTGCTCGCGACCCAGGCCATCGCCCGGCTCCTGCGCGTCGACCGCGAGGAGCTCGACACCGTTCGCGCGCTGGGTGCGACACCGGCGATGACGGCGACGTCCGCGCTCGTGGGCGCGCTCGGCGCAATCACGGGTGGCGTGGTGGTGGCCGGGCTCGTGGCGCTCGCGCTGTCACCGCTCGCGCCGTTCGGTCCCGCGCGTCACGTGTACCCGCATCGCGGGATCACCCTCGACGCGACCGTGGTCGGCTTCGGCATGCTCGTGCTGCTCGGGTTCCTCGGCGTCGCGGCCGCGCTCCTGGCCGCGCGCGACGCCGTGCACCACGCAATGGCCGAAGGATCGCGCCGGCGGCGGGCGTCGTGGACGGCCGGCGCGTCGTACCTGCCGACGCCCGCGCTCACCGGAGTGCGCTTCGCGCTCGATCCCGGGCGCCGGCGCCGCGACGTACCCGTCCGCTCGGCCGTCGTCGGCACCGCGCTCGCGATCGCAGTCGTCGTCGGCACGCTGACCTTCGGCGCGAGCCTGCACGTCCTCGTGTCGCGACCCGCGCTGTACGGGTGGAACTGGAACGACGAGCTGAGCGGGGGTGGGGGAGTCGGAGCGGTCCCGCGCGCGCAGGCCGAGTCGGCGCTCCGGCGCGACCACGACCTCGCCGCGTGGAGCGGCGTCTATTTCAGCACCGCGCGCATCCAAGGTCTGACCGTGCCGCTGATCGGCGCAACGCCCGGCGCCGCGGTCGCACCGCCGCTGCTCTCGGGTCGGGGCCTCGAACGCGCGAACGAGATCGTGCTCGGCGCGACGACGCTCGCCGAGCTCCACCGCCAGGTCGGCGACACGGTCGAGGTCGACACCGGCGCTCGCGCACCGACGCGGCTCACGATCGCGGGGACTGCGAGCCTGCCGGCGATCGGCGGCAGCGGCGCGGGGAGCGCGCATCTCGAGATGGGCACCGGCGCGGTGCTCGACGCGTCGCTCCTTCCCGAGGGGCTCCGCAATGCCGCGGGCAACCGACCCAAAGGACCCAACGCGATCTTCGTGCGCTTCCGACCCGGCGTGAACCGCGCGGCCGCGGTGCGCGGGCTCGACCGGATCGCGGACTCGTTGAGCCTCCCGACGAACTGGGGCGTGACGGTGACGCCCGTGCAGCACCCTGCCGAGATCTCCAACGACCGATCGATCGACGGCACACCGCTCGTGCTCGGTGGCGCGCTCGCGCTCGGCGCGCTGTTCGCGTTGGGGCTCACGCTCGTCGCGTCGGTCCGGAGCCGTCGGTACGACCTCGCGTTGCTGAAGACGTTCGGCTTCACGCGCCGGCAGCTCGCCGCGGTCGTCGCGTGGCAGGCGACCACGGCGGTGTTGATCGGGGTCGTCGTCGGCGTGCCCGTCGGGATCATCGCGGGACGCTCGTTGTGGGAGCTGTTCGCGCGCGAGATCCACGCGGTCCCGCGCCCGAGTGTTCCGACCGGCGCGATCTTCGTGATCGCGTTGGGTGCGTTGCTGCTCGCGAACCTCGTCGCCGCCGTTCCCGGACGCCACGCCGCGCGCACGCGGATCACCACCCTGCTGCGCGGAGACTGA
- a CDS encoding TrpB-like pyridoxal phosphate-dependent enzyme has product MRFNLPFEKMPTAWFNAVPRLPEPMQPPLHPGTREPIGPADLAPLFPMGLIEQEVSGALTIDIPGGVLDVLRLWRPTPLVRAEALERALGTPARIYFKDESVSPAGSHKPNTAVAQAYYNAQEGTKRLATETGAGQWGTALSFACAQFDIECKVYMVRSSFESKPYRRVMMETWGAECVPSPVADTSSPGSLGLAISDAVADAASRDDTHYSLGSVLNHVLLHQTVIGLEAKEQLAMAGESHPDVVIAPCGGGSNLGGIALPFMEDARVRLLAVEPTSCATLTSGQFDYDFGDTAGMTPLLPMYTLGKDFMPPTIHAGGLRYHGDAPIISLLVKCGRMDAVAYPQSKTFEAAALFAKVEGRIAAPETGHGIRAAIDEALACKESGEEKVILFNYSGHGLLDLAAYDDFNHDRLMDV; this is encoded by the coding sequence ATGCGCTTCAACCTGCCGTTCGAGAAGATGCCGACCGCGTGGTTCAACGCCGTCCCGCGCCTGCCCGAGCCGATGCAGCCGCCGTTGCATCCGGGGACGCGTGAGCCGATCGGACCCGCCGATCTCGCGCCGCTGTTCCCGATGGGGCTCATCGAGCAAGAGGTGAGCGGCGCGCTCACGATCGACATCCCCGGCGGCGTGCTCGACGTGCTGCGGCTCTGGCGCCCGACGCCGCTCGTGCGCGCCGAGGCGCTCGAACGCGCGCTCGGCACACCCGCGCGCATCTACTTCAAGGACGAGTCGGTGTCGCCCGCGGGATCGCACAAGCCGAACACGGCCGTCGCGCAGGCGTACTACAACGCGCAGGAAGGAACGAAGCGACTGGCGACCGAGACCGGTGCCGGCCAGTGGGGCACCGCGCTGAGCTTCGCGTGCGCGCAGTTCGACATCGAGTGCAAGGTGTACATGGTGCGGAGCAGCTTCGAGTCGAAGCCGTACCGGCGCGTGATGATGGAGACGTGGGGCGCGGAGTGCGTGCCGTCGCCCGTTGCCGACACCTCGAGCCCCGGCTCGCTCGGACTCGCGATCTCCGACGCGGTCGCCGACGCCGCGAGCCGTGACGACACGCACTACTCACTCGGCTCGGTGCTCAACCACGTGCTCCTGCACCAGACCGTCATCGGGCTCGAAGCGAAGGAACAGCTCGCGATGGCGGGCGAATCGCATCCCGACGTCGTGATCGCACCGTGCGGCGGTGGCTCGAACCTCGGCGGCATCGCGCTGCCGTTCATGGAGGACGCGCGCGTACGCCTCCTCGCGGTCGAGCCGACCAGCTGCGCGACTCTCACGTCGGGCCAGTTCGACTACGACTTCGGCGACACCGCGGGCATGACGCCGTTGCTGCCGATGTACACGCTCGGCAAGGACTTCATGCCGCCGACGATCCACGCCGGCGGTCTGCGCTACCACGGGGACGCGCCGATCATCTCGCTCCTCGTGAAGTGCGGGCGCATGGACGCGGTCGCGTACCCGCAGTCGAAGACGTTCGAAGCCGCCGCGCTGTTCGCGAAGGTCGAGGGAAGGATCGCCGCGCCCGAGACCGGGCACGGCATCCGCGCCGCGATCGACGAGGCGCTCGCGTGCAAGGAATCGGGCGAGGAGAAGGTGATCCTCTTCAACTACTCCGGTCACGGACTGCTCGACCTCGCCGCCTACGACGACTTCAACCACGACCGCCTCATGGACGTGTAG